CAGGTATCGATGTCGCCCAGTCCGTTGATATAACCTACGGCCCCGCCATAACTGCCTCGACGCTTTTGTTCGACACTCCGGACAAGTTGTGCGGCACGTACTTTGGGGGCACCTACGAGTGTGCCCATATTCATACACGCCTGATAAGCGTGCAGGGCATCAAGGTCACTGCGTAATTGCCCGGTAACGCGACTGACCAAATGCATCACGTGAGAATATCTGTCAACTTTAAGTAAATCCGACACTTTACGAGTACCACTTTCACTGATCCTGGCAATGTCATTACGAGCCAAGTCAACCAGCATAATGTGTTCTGCTAATTCCTTTTTATCGAGCCGTAATTCCAGTTCTATACGACCATCGAGGTCAGCATCAATGTTACCGTCAGCATCCTTGCCGCGTTTACGAGTCCCGGCAATTGGGTACATCTCTACCTGATTAGTGTGAGTCTCGTATTTCACGGCACTTTCTGGCGATGCGCCGAAGAGCGTGAAGTCAGCGGTGCGTAAATAAAACATGTATGGGCTGGGATTGGTGAGTCTCAGTGCCCGATAAGCCCCCAGCGTGTTGGGGCAGGGCAGTTGAAAACAACGAGAGGGCACTACCTGAAAAATATCACCCGCGCGGATATGTTCTTTAAGTTGCTCTACTTGGGCACCATATTCTGCGTCACTGATGTTAGCTGACACTTCAGTACGGACACCTCGCAATGGTGGAACTTCTGACGGCTGTTGGCACAGTTCTATAATCTCAGCGACTCGCTGGTCTAGCTTCTTGGTGATTTTGTTATCCTGGCTGAACGCATGGGTAACAATCTCGGCATCCTGCCGTTGATGATCTACTACGATAAGCGTTTCAGCGAGATAGAATAGATAATCAGGGCAGTGATTATCACTATTAGCGACTTCTTGTAATGGTTCAACAGTGGCAATCAGGTCGTAACCAAGCACACCGCCTAAAAACAAGCCTTCAAAACAATCCTCACCGGCCATGCGGATACCTTGCTGCAGCACACGCAATCCTTCAAGGGGAGACAGCGCTTTAAGGCGAGCATCTTCATCAAGTTCACCAACTGCTTTAGCGAAGGTGACAATCAACAAGCGGTTGCTTTCACTGATGTTGGCCAGTGGTTTGAAGTATTGTGCAATGGCAGGTAACAAGGTTGCGCCATTTTCGGTGAGAGCACTGAAGCTGACGGTTTGTCCCATGCAGG
This portion of the Shewanella yunxiaonensis genome encodes:
- a CDS encoding anthranilate synthase component 1; translation: MSRFKQIATVNYRKQPLPYQDDPLRLYKQITNDKPHTMLLESAEIESKDHLKSFIITDAALSITCMGQTVSFSALTENGATLLPAIAQYFKPLANISESNRLLIVTFAKAVGELDEDARLKALSPLEGLRVLQQGIRMAGEDCFEGLFLGGVLGYDLIATVEPLQEVANSDNHCPDYLFYLAETLIVVDHQRQDAEIVTHAFSQDNKITKKLDQRVAEIIELCQQPSEVPPLRGVRTEVSANISDAEYGAQVEQLKEHIRAGDIFQVVPSRCFQLPCPNTLGAYRALRLTNPSPYMFYLRTADFTLFGASPESAVKYETHTNQVEMYPIAGTRKRGKDADGNIDADLDGRIELELRLDKKELAEHIMLVDLARNDIARISESGTRKVSDLLKVDRYSHVMHLVSRVTGQLRSDLDALHAYQACMNMGTLVGAPKVRAAQLVRSVEQKRRGSYGGAVGYINGLGDIDTCIVIRSAFVSEDTAYIQAGAGVVYDSEPLAEAEETRQKAQAVISAIKLGGGL